A single region of the Saprospiraceae bacterium genome encodes:
- a CDS encoding DUF6794 domain-containing protein translates to MTLFFLSALFITNIWAQDPAATKEEFEAAYAQRIKKDYLNGVYIPVDLAEAFSELNRLIDAEAKQKLKSVSEEEAAHKLHFSFGRWMMVNWAFYEGSRFTAYLRQIGVTHPDDMAQFVIISYHRYLNKKPLEVKERVAIYQENRKKELEARKRQGTIIHSETRQLQPKGDKSN, encoded by the coding sequence ATGACATTATTTTTCCTTTCTGCTTTGTTCATTACGAACATTTGGGCGCAAGACCCCGCAGCCACCAAGGAAGAATTTGAGGCTGCTTATGCCCAAAGGATTAAAAAAGACTATTTAAATGGGGTTTACATTCCTGTCGACTTGGCGGAGGCCTTTTCTGAATTGAATCGATTGATTGATGCAGAGGCGAAGCAAAAATTGAAATCGGTAAGCGAAGAGGAAGCAGCTCACAAGCTACACTTTAGCTTTGGCCGATGGATGATGGTCAATTGGGCTTTTTATGAGGGCTCCCGTTTCACGGCTTACCTTAGACAAATTGGCGTCACTCATCCGGATGATATGGCTCAATTCGTTATCATTTCTTACCACCGCTACCTGAATAAAAAACCATTGGAAGTAAAAGAAAGAGTGGCCATTTACCAGGAAAATCGTAAAAAAGAACTAGAAGCACGCAAAAGACAAGGAACCATTATCCATTCTGAAACGCGTCAGCTCCAGCCCAAAGGAGATAAAAGTAATTAG